The segment CTGACTGCAGATAAGGAGAAGGAGCTTGGGGAGGCGCAGGCTGAGATCAAGGCTCTGCGGCTGTCCGAGCGAGCGCGCGAGAAGGCCGTCGAGGATGTcagtataaataaataaataaaatcctttccttttctttttctacatCTCTCCTTTATAAATCTGATGCATCTTGTGGAAACTGCCAGATCCCAGCAGCTTTCTTCATTTTCATTGTCGTGTACTAATGCCTAGTGACCTGCTAGATTTAACTAGTTGGAAAATGACATCTTCTCTTTCTGCGGTTCAAAATGAAAAACCTTTCAACATAACAACAACTCATGAAAACTCCATCTATATACTATGCTCTGTATCTGCTACTTGCTCACTATGGCCTCCATAGAGCTCATAGCCCCCAACGCTTCAATGTCTATGCGCATCAAGCTGCTTTCTTTGCGCTTACTGATTGTAACTGTCCGATTAATGACCTCCGAGTCCTGCTATTAACTTGTTTAGCTTGTTATTTTGTTGTTGAACATGGATCCTTACGCTGCAACAGCTGTCAACTTAACACAGGGCAACAGCCAACAGGCACCCTAAGTAATTTGGGATAATTCAATGACCATGCTGCTGTTATCATACTTAACTGCATTGTCAAAGCTTTTGACTCATACTTGTAGTCAAactttaagattttttttttttgagggagaCTATCCTGACTTTGCCTTCTGCATCGATGTAAGCTTACGGAAGAATTGACAAAGGTGGATGGGAAGCTGAAGCTTACAGAGTCTCTCCTCGAAAGCAAGGTAATGGAGCAGCCCTATTCTTTTCCTCTTTCACAGCTCATATTGTCTCGAGAACAGTTACTGATAGCACACGATGCTGCAGAACCTTGAGGCAAAGAAGATAAACGATGAAAAGAAAGCAGCACTTGCAGCCCAATTTGCAGCAGAGGCTACACTTCGAAGGGTTCATGCAGCACAGAAGGATGATGACATGCCCCCTATTGAGGCCATTCTTGCGCCATTGGAAGCTGAACTGAAACTAGCTCGTCATGAGGTATTTCATCCAAGTGTATACCTGgattctctttcttcttttctttccaatCAGTACCAATGTTCTTCATGCATCGGTCTTTGTGTCAAGATGCTTGCTTTACAGATGAAGAATGCTGCAATCCTTCTCAAAGATTATTACCTTTAAGTGATGTAACCTACTTATTTTACAGCTCTTTTCTTGAGAGATATTTACAATGTGACCTGATTCCTAAATGTGTTGCAGATCTCAATTATTCTGAAACTTGCTAAGAGTAGAGGTCTATATGCTTTATGCTGTGCTATTGTTGATTTCAGAATATCACCATTAATTGTTCCCTGCTTATTCCATATTTGATTGAGTGTCAGCTGCTACTGAAACACTTAGGACTAAGGCATTAGTTTTCTTGCATAGATCGCAAAACTACAAGATGACAACAGGGCATTGGACCGCCTTACTAAGTCCAAGGAAGCAGCTCTGCTGGAAGCAGAAAGGACGGTTCAGATAGCATTAGCAAAAGCTTCTTTGGTTGAtgatttgcaaaacaaaaacCAAGAATTGATGAAACAGATCGAGATCTGTCAGGTATAAGACCACAGAAATAGCAGTCATTTGCAAAGCATGTACCACATGATTAGCTACAGTATATAAGTATTTGGCACTCTGCAGGAAGAGAACAAAATCTTGGATAGAATGCACCGCCAAAAAGTAGCTGAGGTTGAGAAGCTCACTCAGACTGTCAGAGAGCTCGAAGAAGCTGTTCTTGCTGGAGGTGCAGCTGCAAATGCTGTGAGAGACTATCAGCGTAAAGTCCAGGAGATGAATGTAATGCATGATGCCCTGAGCACACGTTCCTGATGTTTATTCTACCTAATAGAATGGTAATTGATGCCAATTTACACTTATGCTGATGTCAGGAAGAAAGGAAAACTCTTGATCGTGAACTAGCTCGTGCGAAGGTTTCGGCAAATAGAGTTGCAGTAGTGGTGGCAAATGAATGGAAAGATGGCAATGATAAAGTAATGCCTGTTAAACAATGGTTAGAAGAACGGAGGATTTTACAAGTAAGTAATGCTATCATTTAATTATGTGCTATTGCTGACTTGTTCTGGATGGATACAGTGAAGCCTTTTAATGCAACAATGTTTTCACTTTTCCCCACTCCTAAACGGAGTATACTATGGTTCATCTTTTTGGGGTCTAATTTGTTgggaattttcttttctttctttcttttgcagGGAGAAATGCAGCAACTCCGGGATAAACTGGCTATAGCAGAAAGGGCCGCACGATCAGAAGCTCAATTGAAAGTATGTTTTGACATGTCTCATAAAGTTCTTCCATCTTCCTGTTAATTATGTATTTCTACTATCTCTTCATTGTGATCTGCATCAAATTTCTCAGGACAAGTTCCAGCTACGGCTTAAAGTACTTGAGGAAGGTTTGAGAATGTCAACGACTCGAACCAATGTTAGTGCAGCACGCCGCCAGTCTATTGGTGGTGCTGATAGTTTATCCAAGACCAATGGGTTCCTATCAAAACGGCCATCATTCCAGATGAGATCGTCAGTATCTACCACCACAACTACTCTGGTCAACCATGCAAAAGGGGCATCAAAGTCTTTTGACGGAGGCTGTAGATCACTTGACCGTTACAAGGGACATGTAAACGGGTCTGGTATGAATGTATCTACGGACTCCAGTGAAGATAAGGAATCAAACAACTCAGATGAGAAGGCTAACGAATTTACATCAGTTGAGACAGAGGATACGGTATCAGGTTTGCTGTATGATACGCTGCAAAAGGAGGTAATTGCTCTAAGGAAGGCTTGCCATGAAAAGGACCAAAGCCTGAAAGACAAGGACGATGCAGTTGAGGTAAATCTAGTTGGAGAGTGTTGAATTGTTTTTAACCTTTCATTTTGCCTTGGTCCTATTAATGGGTGGTTTGATGTATAGATGCTAGCAAAGAAAGTAGACACATTGACAAAGGCAATGGAATCAGAGGGTAAAAAAAGGAGGATGGAGGTAGCTGCCATGGAAAAGGAGATGGCGGCTTTGCGGTTGGAGAAAGAGCAGGATAACAAAGCAAAAAGGTTTGGTAGTTCAAGTTCGCAGCTGCCACCTGGCAGGTACTTAATACTGGGAACAAGATTTACTTTTCCTTGGTTGAGATTactattaatttaattatgaaATGCAGCTAACGCACGTGAGTATGTAATGTAATGTAACTCAGGACATTGCCTCGGAGTGGTTCAGCACGCAATATGTGATGCAAGCGAGGAACACGGCGGCAACCAGCCAACCCTTACGAAGCATTCAAATAAGAGGAGAGCTTAATTGGGTGCTTCGACATCATATCCTTGTCTAGTTGTTGAATGTTGgattagtagtgatgacgagCTGCTGATTGATGTCTGGAGAAGATGGATCGATCGGTTACATTTTTACACGTCGAGCCGAGAAGACGGAGCGATTAGCCTATATCTCGTGGGAATCGCGACGACTACTCTGTCTAATTAACCTGGCAAATTAAGCTAGTCTTATTTTTAACCTTTGGTTTCTTGATGAGATTTggtggtgtgtttttttttggcaatcaTCCATCATCGTTGCCTGGTGCTGTATAGGTTTGGTGagcccatgcatgcatatttttAGTCTCAAATTTGTTTGTAATCTTAATACTAAAGAGGATCggatgattatatatatatatatgctggcCATATATAAAGATTGAGTTTCCTGTTGAGTGATGATATAAAATAGTAGC is part of the Oryza glaberrima chromosome 12, OglaRS2, whole genome shotgun sequence genome and harbors:
- the LOC127756556 gene encoding microtubule-associated protein 70-1; amino-acid sequence: MGDPYGDGKGLKQQQRQKLKPALEVEDFINLLHGSDPVRVELTRLENELQYKEKELGEAQAEIKALRLSERAREKAVEDLTEELTKVDGKLKLTESLLESKNLEAKKINDEKKAALAAQFAAEATLRRVHAAQKDDDMPPIEAILAPLEAELKLARHEIAKLQDDNRALDRLTKSKEAALLEAERTVQIALAKASLVDDLQNKNQELMKQIEICQEENKILDRMHRQKVAEVEKLTQTVRELEEAVLAGGAAANAVRDYQRKVQEMNEERKTLDRELARAKVSANRVAVVVANEWKDGNDKVMPVKQWLEERRILQGEMQQLRDKLAIAERAARSEAQLKDKFQLRLKVLEEGLRMSTTRTNVSAARRQSIGGADSLSKTNGFLSKRPSFQMRSSVSTTTTTLVNHAKGASKSFDGGCRSLDRYKGHVNGSGMNVSTDSSEDKESNNSDEKANEFTSVETEDTVSGLLYDTLQKEVIALRKACHEKDQSLKDKDDAVEMLAKKVDTLTKAMESEGKKRRMEVAAMEKEMAALRLEKEQDNKAKRFGSSSSQLPPGRTLPRSGSARNM